The following proteins come from a genomic window of Myxococcota bacterium:
- a CDS encoding glycosyltransferase N-terminal domain-containing protein, producing MGPLAHSITALATLGAAPFGALALALVPRWRVGLDARLGAVPRAPGRAPGGLWVHAASVGETRACAPLVRAWCARGESLHVTHTRADALAIDVGADARRTSRALAPLEHPWCAARALAAVAPRAIALVETEIWPVGIRVAAERGVRVGVVSGALSERSFARYRALSRVFRPTFGRLAFVAARSEADAERFLALGVRAAAVAVTGDLKAELAARPAAAPPAALVRARGALRLVVAGSTHEGEEEAVLDAFARVVRARTDAACVVAPRDVARAPRVVAVARARGLRARLRSAGLDPPLAPGEVLVVDGLGELAAWYAVALVAFVGGTFAPVGGHNLWEPALAGAFVLHGPRIENVRDAAAELASSGAATAVDDARALAAALDARLADEAGTRARAACARAAREAAPSPLARTLAWVDAHVGAGPPAAAPVRSGA from the coding sequence TTGGGGCCGCTCGCGCATAGCATCACCGCTCTCGCCACGCTCGGCGCCGCGCCGTTCGGTGCGCTCGCGCTCGCCCTGGTGCCGCGCTGGCGCGTCGGGCTCGACGCGCGCCTCGGCGCGGTTCCGCGCGCGCCCGGCCGCGCGCCCGGAGGGCTGTGGGTCCACGCGGCGAGCGTCGGCGAGACGCGGGCCTGCGCGCCGCTCGTGCGCGCGTGGTGCGCGCGCGGCGAGTCGCTCCACGTCACGCACACGCGCGCCGACGCGCTCGCCATCGACGTCGGCGCGGATGCGCGCCGCACGTCGCGCGCGCTCGCGCCGCTCGAGCACCCGTGGTGCGCGGCGCGCGCGCTCGCGGCCGTCGCGCCGCGCGCGATCGCGCTGGTCGAGACCGAGATCTGGCCGGTCGGAATCCGCGTCGCCGCCGAGCGCGGCGTGCGCGTCGGCGTCGTCTCCGGCGCGCTCTCGGAGCGCTCGTTCGCGCGCTACCGCGCGCTCTCCCGCGTCTTCCGGCCGACCTTCGGCCGGCTCGCGTTCGTGGCCGCGCGCAGCGAGGCGGACGCGGAACGCTTCCTCGCGCTCGGCGTGCGCGCGGCAGCCGTTGCGGTGACGGGCGATCTCAAGGCGGAGCTCGCGGCGCGGCCGGCCGCGGCGCCGCCGGCCGCGCTCGTGCGCGCGCGCGGTGCGCTCCGGCTCGTCGTCGCGGGCAGCACGCACGAGGGCGAGGAGGAGGCGGTGCTCGATGCGTTCGCGCGCGTCGTGCGCGCGCGCACGGACGCGGCCTGCGTCGTCGCGCCGCGCGACGTCGCGCGCGCGCCGCGGGTCGTCGCGGTCGCGCGCGCGCGCGGCCTGCGCGCGCGACTCCGGAGCGCCGGGCTCGACCCGCCGCTCGCCCCCGGCGAGGTGCTCGTCGTCGACGGGCTCGGCGAGCTCGCGGCGTGGTACGCGGTCGCGCTCGTCGCATTCGTCGGCGGCACGTTTGCGCCGGTCGGCGGACACAACCTGTGGGAGCCCGCGCTCGCGGGGGCCTTCGTGCTGCACGGTCCGCGCATCGAGAACGTGCGCGACGCGGCGGCGGAGCTCGCGAGCAGCGGGGCGGCGACCGCGGTCGACGACGCGCGCGCCCTCGCGGCCGCGCTCGACGCGCGGCTCGCGGACGAGGCGGGAACGCGCGCGCGCGCAGCGTGCGCGCGCGCCGCGCGCGAGGCCGCGCCTTCTCCGCTCGCGCGCACGCTCGCGTGGGTCGACGCGCACGTCGGTGCCGGCCCGCCGGCTGCGGCACCGGTCCGGAGCGGCGCGTGA
- the lpxK gene encoding tetraacyldisaccharide 4'-kinase produces MSGRAPWRGGVEDESVLARVAFAPLSPFAALYALGARAHRAAWGAAPRAGARSMLRPERLPCRVVAVGSVVAGGAGKTPLAAFVARGLAARGHRVAVASRGYGRRGARGREPLVVSDRERLRGDVASCGDEPMWLAAALPGVPVLVARDRARAGRLAHALFATDVLVLDDGLQHHRVERDVAIGVFDAAAGLGNARVLPRGPLREPLAALGACDAIAVVGGALRARDEALVAAAAPRAARFAARRDVVGVRGLGLRESAPPSLLRGLRAGMLCGIASPRSFRASLEAEGAVVVAERVFADHHRFRARDLRGLGAAAPLWLATEKDAPKLRADWARAAGVDVRIVASRARVEPEAPFFDWLERALA; encoded by the coding sequence GTGAGCGGGCGCGCGCCGTGGCGCGGCGGGGTCGAGGACGAGAGCGTGCTCGCGCGCGTCGCGTTCGCTCCGCTCTCGCCGTTCGCCGCGCTCTACGCGCTCGGCGCGCGCGCACACCGCGCCGCGTGGGGAGCCGCGCCGCGCGCGGGCGCGCGCTCGATGCTCCGACCGGAGCGCCTGCCGTGCCGCGTCGTCGCGGTCGGGAGCGTCGTCGCGGGCGGAGCGGGCAAGACGCCGCTCGCGGCCTTCGTCGCGCGCGGTCTCGCGGCGCGCGGTCACCGCGTCGCCGTCGCGAGTCGCGGCTATGGGCGCCGCGGCGCGCGCGGACGCGAGCCGCTCGTCGTGTCCGACCGCGAGCGTCTGCGCGGCGACGTCGCGAGCTGCGGCGACGAGCCGATGTGGCTCGCAGCCGCGCTCCCGGGCGTTCCCGTCCTCGTCGCGCGCGACCGCGCGCGCGCCGGGCGCCTCGCGCACGCGCTGTTCGCGACCGACGTGCTCGTGCTCGACGACGGCCTGCAGCACCACCGCGTCGAGCGCGACGTCGCGATCGGCGTCTTCGACGCGGCGGCCGGGCTCGGCAACGCGCGCGTGCTCCCGCGCGGCCCGCTGCGCGAGCCCCTCGCGGCGCTCGGCGCGTGCGACGCGATCGCGGTCGTCGGCGGCGCGCTCCGCGCGCGCGACGAAGCGCTCGTGGCCGCCGCCGCGCCGCGGGCGGCGCGGTTCGCGGCGCGGCGCGACGTGGTCGGCGTGCGCGGGCTCGGGCTGCGCGAGAGCGCGCCGCCGTCGCTCCTGCGCGGCCTTCGCGCGGGAATGCTGTGCGGCATCGCGAGCCCGCGCTCGTTCCGCGCCTCGCTCGAGGCGGAGGGCGCGGTCGTCGTCGCGGAGCGCGTCTTCGCCGACCACCACCGCTTCCGCGCGCGCGACCTGCGCGGCCTGGGCGCGGCCGCGCCGCTCTGGCTCGCGACCGAGAAGGACGCGCCGAAGCTCCGCGCCGACTGGGCGCGCGCGGCGGGCGTCGACGTGCGCATCGTCGCGAGCCGCGCGCGCGTCGAGCCGGAGGCGCCGTTCTTCGACTGGCTCGAGCGCGCGCTGGCCTAA
- a CDS encoding lipopolysaccharide kinase InaA family protein produces the protein MTVRDGLHELRRGDVALLATPAFLDAARSLAHGPRDAWLALAAPPRDAAARAMRGGEAPGRAPVAVLAARRASGRGGEDQDEAHDEDGIEVSIVARAYAPGGLLARLRARSLPTPARPLAELRAHVALWHRGAPVAEPAFAVARRTARARRWHAVVASVRIDDAAPPAPQLRAATPDEVARVAAAAGTAVRAFHDAGGRHADLHLGNLLVDADGARAWVVDLDRAVAGAAPSPARRARELARLLRSLHKQGLAERVGEAGTRAFAAAYLRGDDALGRALTRAWPRARAGVLLHRLGFALARASR, from the coding sequence GTGACGGTGCGCGACGGCCTGCACGAGCTGCGGCGCGGCGATGTCGCGCTGCTCGCGACGCCGGCCTTCCTCGACGCGGCGCGCTCGCTCGCGCACGGGCCGCGCGACGCCTGGCTCGCGCTCGCCGCGCCACCGCGGGACGCGGCGGCGCGCGCGATGCGCGGCGGAGAGGCCCCCGGCCGCGCGCCGGTCGCCGTGCTCGCAGCGCGCCGCGCGTCGGGCCGCGGCGGCGAAGACCAGGACGAAGCCCACGACGAAGACGGGATCGAGGTGTCGATCGTCGCTCGCGCGTACGCGCCCGGCGGCCTGCTGGCGCGGCTGCGCGCGCGCTCGCTCCCCACGCCCGCACGTCCGCTCGCCGAGCTGCGCGCGCACGTCGCACTCTGGCACCGCGGAGCCCCCGTCGCAGAGCCCGCGTTCGCCGTCGCGCGCCGCACCGCGCGCGCGCGCCGCTGGCACGCGGTGGTGGCGAGCGTGCGCATCGACGACGCCGCGCCGCCCGCGCCGCAGCTGCGGGCCGCGACGCCCGACGAGGTCGCGCGCGTCGCAGCGGCCGCGGGCACGGCCGTGCGCGCCTTCCACGACGCGGGCGGACGCCACGCCGATCTCCACCTCGGCAACCTGCTCGTCGACGCGGACGGAGCGCGCGCGTGGGTCGTCGACCTCGACCGCGCGGTCGCGGGCGCCGCGCCCTCGCCCGCCCGGCGCGCGCGCGAGCTCGCGCGCCTGCTGCGCTCGCTCCACAAGCAGGGTCTCGCGGAGCGCGTCGGCGAGGCCGGGACGCGGGCCTTCGCGGCGGCCTACCTGCGCGGCGACGACGCCCTCGGCCGCGCGCTCACCCGCGCCTGGCCGCGGGCCCGCGCCGGCGTCCTCCTCCACCGCCTGGGCTTCGCGCTCGCGCGCGCCTCTCGTTAG
- a CDS encoding LptF/LptG family permease, producing MRFPRTLSLYLAREMSLFTLLCFSGIAFVLVCQQLLERLETLLEVGLDGPHALLVLQYVFAILAPHALPMAFAFGVTLAVGRLAAGREILAMRSLGNGLTALVVPALALGLAVVALTGWLVRDVEPHARVSLRRMLTELALRGSIVQEGRFRGVEDRVIFVEERTAEGELHGIVIYDRTTPERSFALFARGGRLESDDATGVLHLSLERGTIAIDAPDEAPPRVRSVRFETARYSVAAESLLDDRHDRRNPDELAFHELARVIARIDAGQTLEGVRKPRRDLYELERHRRLAAPLAAPAFGLVAIGLGLATPRRSRSLAILACTAAVFGFYGLTSLGRYLTREHRILPALAIWVPMLVTAIVALVVLRRGGRRVAP from the coding sequence ATGCGTTTCCCGCGCACCTTGTCGCTCTACCTGGCGCGCGAGATGTCGCTCTTCACCCTGCTCTGCTTCTCCGGCATCGCCTTCGTGCTCGTCTGCCAGCAGCTGCTCGAGCGGCTCGAGACGCTGCTCGAGGTCGGCCTCGACGGCCCGCACGCGCTGCTCGTGCTGCAGTACGTCTTCGCGATCCTCGCTCCGCACGCGCTCCCGATGGCGTTCGCGTTCGGCGTCACGCTGGCCGTCGGACGGCTCGCGGCCGGGCGCGAGATCCTCGCGATGCGCAGCCTCGGCAACGGGCTCACCGCGCTCGTCGTCCCCGCGCTCGCGCTCGGGCTCGCCGTCGTCGCGCTGACCGGCTGGCTCGTGCGCGACGTCGAGCCGCACGCGCGCGTCTCGCTGCGGCGCATGCTGACGGAGCTCGCCCTGCGCGGGAGCATCGTGCAGGAGGGGCGCTTCCGCGGCGTCGAGGACCGCGTGATCTTCGTCGAGGAGCGCACGGCCGAGGGCGAGCTGCACGGCATCGTGATCTACGATCGCACCACGCCCGAGCGCTCGTTCGCCCTGTTCGCGCGCGGCGGCCGGCTCGAGAGCGACGACGCGACCGGCGTGCTGCACCTCTCGCTCGAGCGGGGAACGATCGCGATCGACGCGCCGGACGAGGCCCCCCCGCGCGTGCGGAGCGTCCGCTTCGAGACCGCTCGTTATTCGGTCGCCGCAGAGAGCCTGCTCGACGATCGCCACGACCGCCGCAACCCCGACGAGCTCGCGTTCCACGAGCTCGCCCGCGTCATCGCGCGCATCGACGCCGGGCAGACGCTCGAAGGCGTGCGCAAGCCGCGCCGCGACCTGTACGAGCTCGAGCGACACCGCCGTCTCGCGGCTCCGCTCGCGGCTCCCGCGTTCGGTCTCGTCGCGATCGGACTCGGGCTCGCGACGCCGCGCCGCTCTCGCTCGCTCGCGATCCTCGCCTGCACGGCCGCCGTCTTCGGCTTCTACGGCCTCACGAGCCTCGGTCGCTACCTCACGCGCGAGCACCGCATCCTGCCCGCGCTCGCGATCTGGGTCCCGATGCTCGTCACCGCGATCGTCGCGCTCGTCGTGCTGCGGCGCGGCGGGCGTCGGGTCGCGCCGTGA
- a CDS encoding glycosyltransferase family 9 protein, with amino-acid sequence MPDSLLHRAPLPAHARRVLVIRLGALGDVVRTLPAVALLRARRPGLAIDWLVEERARGPLEGFRAVDRIVELPRRALVADVRAGALGRAGARLRAVVRALRAARYDAAIDFHGIAKSALLARLSGAPLRYGYARPHAREGAWLLATHRARLARGELSRHARNRALVDFAAPAAPTAEGEDGEGGSARDERAALAHAFAVDARARAALAHALAGGGAVAPARPPVLLHPGTSAGAAHKRWTPDGFAALAARLARAGERVLVARGPGEDALAQAIVDAAGGAAALAPATATFADLAALASLASVVVAPDSAAIHVASLVGTPVVQLVGPTNPVENAPGEGAPWRRVRAARPLPCAPCRRGCAAAACMRAVRAADVERAVRELVGPRRAACGATVEAAVEVSRATEGAAAARATGGAEATARAEGRARDGARARA; translated from the coding sequence GTGCCCGACTCCCTCCTCCACCGCGCCCCGCTCCCCGCGCACGCACGACGCGTGCTCGTGATCCGCCTCGGCGCGCTCGGCGACGTCGTGCGCACGCTGCCGGCGGTCGCGCTGCTGCGCGCGCGCCGGCCCGGGCTCGCGATCGACTGGCTCGTCGAGGAACGCGCGCGCGGGCCCCTCGAAGGCTTCCGCGCCGTCGATCGCATCGTCGAGCTGCCGCGTCGCGCGCTCGTCGCCGACGTGCGGGCCGGCGCGCTCGGGCGCGCGGGCGCGCGGCTGCGCGCCGTCGTGCGCGCGCTGCGCGCGGCGCGCTACGACGCCGCGATCGACTTCCACGGCATCGCGAAGAGCGCGTTGCTGGCGCGGCTGTCGGGCGCGCCGCTCCGCTACGGCTATGCGCGGCCGCACGCGCGCGAGGGTGCGTGGCTGCTCGCGACGCATCGCGCGCGGCTCGCGCGCGGCGAGCTCTCGCGCCACGCGCGCAACCGCGCGCTGGTCGACTTCGCGGCGCCGGCGGCACCGACGGCGGAGGGCGAGGACGGCGAGGGTGGCAGCGCGCGCGACGAGCGCGCGGCGCTCGCGCACGCGTTCGCGGTCGACGCTCGCGCGCGCGCCGCGCTCGCGCACGCGCTCGCCGGCGGCGGCGCGGTCGCACCCGCGCGTCCGCCCGTGCTCCTCCATCCCGGAACGAGCGCCGGCGCCGCGCACAAGCGCTGGACGCCGGACGGATTCGCCGCGCTCGCGGCGCGGCTCGCGCGCGCGGGGGAGCGCGTGCTCGTCGCGCGCGGCCCCGGCGAGGACGCGCTCGCGCAGGCGATCGTCGACGCCGCGGGCGGCGCCGCGGCGCTCGCCCCCGCGACCGCGACCTTCGCCGATCTCGCCGCGCTCGCGTCGCTCGCGTCGGTCGTCGTCGCGCCCGACAGCGCGGCGATCCACGTCGCGTCGCTCGTCGGCACGCCGGTCGTACAGCTCGTCGGCCCGACCAACCCGGTCGAGAACGCGCCGGGCGAGGGCGCGCCGTGGCGGCGCGTGCGCGCCGCGCGGCCGCTCCCCTGCGCACCGTGCCGGCGCGGCTGCGCGGCCGCGGCGTGCATGCGCGCCGTCCGCGCCGCGGACGTCGAACGCGCGGTGCGCGAGCTCGTCGGCCCCCGGCGCGCCGCGTGCGGGGCCACGGTCGAGGCCGCGGTCGAGGTGTCTCGAGCGACGGAGGGCGCGGCGGCGGCCCGCGCGACCGGCGGCGCGGAGGCGACCGCGCGCGCGGAAGGTCGCGCCCGCGACGGCGCGCGCGCGCGCGCGTGA
- the waaF gene encoding lipopolysaccharide heptosyltransferase II, with amino-acid sequence MTASGERLPATGAARLPERIAARVPALASGDGAARIAVRLPNWTGDAVMATPALRALRAGFPRARISALVREGLAPLLEGLAHCDEVVSLRSWRRGAVALLDEARALRAHRFDLGVCLPDSWSSALLLRAAGVACVVGHARAGRAPLLHVAVAPERAWGPRRRVARELRALHVVEAIGCPPRGTHLELAIGARDASEADALLAAGGLAPRDAFVALAPGASYGDAKRWPPASFARVADGLAEIGVRAVVVGAPEEAELARAVARAASCEVVDLVGRAGLGALKAVLARARALVANDAGARHVAVAVGTPAVVLFGPTDLARTDCNLERVTPLATDVPCRPCGRRSCPIDGRCMAGIAPEAVLQAVRSALAGAT; translated from the coding sequence GTGACGGCGTCCGGCGAGCGCCTCCCTGCGACCGGTGCGGCGCGCCTCCCCGAGCGCATCGCGGCGCGCGTGCCGGCGCTCGCGTCCGGGGACGGTGCCGCGCGCATCGCCGTGCGCCTTCCCAACTGGACGGGCGACGCCGTGATGGCGACGCCCGCCCTGCGCGCGCTGCGCGCGGGCTTCCCGCGCGCGCGCATCAGCGCGCTCGTGCGCGAGGGGCTCGCGCCGCTCCTCGAAGGGCTCGCGCACTGCGACGAGGTCGTGTCCCTGCGGTCGTGGCGCCGCGGTGCAGTCGCGCTGCTCGACGAGGCGCGCGCGCTGCGCGCGCATCGCTTCGACCTCGGCGTGTGCCTGCCCGACTCGTGGTCGTCCGCGCTGCTCCTGCGCGCGGCCGGCGTCGCGTGCGTGGTGGGCCACGCGCGCGCGGGGCGAGCGCCGCTGCTGCACGTCGCGGTCGCGCCCGAGCGAGCGTGGGGGCCGCGGCGGCGCGTGGCGCGGGAGCTCCGCGCCCTGCACGTCGTCGAGGCGATCGGATGTCCGCCGCGCGGCACGCACCTCGAGCTCGCGATCGGCGCGCGCGACGCGAGCGAGGCCGATGCGCTGCTCGCCGCGGGCGGCCTCGCGCCGCGCGATGCGTTCGTCGCGCTCGCGCCCGGCGCCTCGTACGGCGACGCGAAGCGCTGGCCGCCCGCGTCGTTCGCGCGCGTCGCGGACGGCCTCGCGGAGATCGGCGTGCGCGCCGTCGTCGTCGGCGCGCCCGAGGAGGCCGAGCTCGCTCGCGCGGTCGCGCGCGCCGCGTCGTGCGAGGTCGTCGATCTCGTCGGACGAGCGGGGCTCGGCGCGCTCAAGGCCGTGCTCGCTCGCGCGCGCGCGCTCGTCGCGAACGACGCGGGCGCGCGGCACGTGGCCGTCGCGGTGGGGACGCCGGCCGTCGTGCTGTTCGGGCCGACCGACCTCGCGCGCACCGACTGCAACCTCGAGCGCGTGACGCCGCTCGCGACCGACGTGCCGTGCCGTCCGTGCGGGCGGCGGAGCTGCCCGATCGACGGCCGCTGCATGGCGGGCATCGCGCCGGAAGCCGTGCTGCAGGCGGTGCGCAGCGCGCTCGCCGGCGCGACCTAG